The Phormidium sp. PBR-2020 DNA segment GGGCTAAGGTGGCATCTAAGCCCTCATAGTCGGTCAACAACCATTGTTGGGGCTTTTGCTTGACGTAATGTTCCACCTGGGGACGGTCTTGGTGAATCAGGAGATAGTCTTGAACGGTGTCAAGGGTCCGATAGGCGACAAACTTTTCACCGCGATCGTAGTCCTGAGTTGAGGGAGAGAGAACCTCCGCCAGCACAATGGGGTTAATGACCGTATCGTTGCGTCCCGCCTGCAATTGGCAAGGTTTCCCTGTCACCATCACATCGGGATAGGTGTAGGTGTTGCGTTGAGGAATCCAGAGGCGTTGGTCAGTGATAAAGACCTGATAGGGCTGGCGTTTTAGAGCCAGCTTCAACAATACAAACAAATTGCCCGTGATTTCATTATGGGCCGGGGTTCCACCACTCATGGGCACAATCTCTCCATTGCGATATTCGTTGCGAGTCTCTTGTTGTACCTCCTGTTGGAGATAGTCTTCGGCGGTGTAGGTTGGTTCAGTTGATATGGGTGCGGTGGCGATCGCCATGGTTAAAATTCCTCCATCATGGGTGACAAGCTTATCCCTAGTGTGCCAAACTCACCGTTCTTCCTTGACAAGCCCTTGTAATGACTGCCATCCTCTCAGCCATTCTTCCCGTTCTCACCATTGTTCTGATTGGCTTCTGGGCCGGGAAAACCTTTACCCTGGACCGGGTTAGTCTCTCGCGGATTACCCTCTATATTTTTACTCCCGCTCTAGTGGCTGAGTCCCTTTATCGCAGCCCCATCACCCTGGCCAACGCCAAAGGGTTATTTTTGGCATTTTCCGTGACGTACGCGCTTATGGGAGCCATTGCCTGGGGGCTGAGTGGTCTTTTGCGGTTCTCGGCCTCTGTCCGTAAAAGTGCGATCGCCACCAGTGCATTCCCTAACACTGGCAACATGGGCCTATCGGTGAGTCTATTTGCTTTTGGCGAGGAAGGACTGAATCGAGCGGCGATCGTCCTGATTATCTCCAGCCTCTTGGTCTTTTCCACCGGTCCCGCTATCCTCAAAGGAGGTGGGTTCACCAATGCCCTCAAATTTACCCTGAAGCTGCCCTTAATTTGGGCCATGCTTATGGGACTGGCCCTGCGACTGCTTCCCTTTGAACTGCCGTTTCAACTCGATCGCGTCCTCCAAGTCTTGGCCGATGGAACCATTCCTGTGGCGTTAGTGGTATTGGGGATTGAAATTTCCCAAAGTTCCCTGAAACTCACTCGCTATGACCTCTTTGCCAGTGGCTTGAGACTTCTCGGGGGCGGGGCTGTCGCCTATGCTGTGGGGCAAGTGCTGGGTTTAGAAGGACTAGACTTGCAGGTGTTGGTGTTGCAATGTTCCATGCCCGCTGCGGTGAGTTCGTTCTTGATGGTGAAGGAGTTTGGCGGGGATACAGTCCGCACCGCGCGAGTGGTGGCGATGTCGTCGGTGCTGGCGTTTGGGACTTTGCCTCTGGTGCTGGGGTTGTTATCTCTGTCCTGAGGTTAAGAATTTGCCTGTATAGTTTAGCGGTATAGTAAGAAACGACCGGAGAAAATTCAACAAATGGCTAAAAAAAAGAAACAACAACAAGGCAATCATCAGGTTTCAGAGGCCACTCTAGCGTCCACTTCTCCAGATGCTCGCTTTGAGTTTCTGCAAGAACGGCAAAAAAAGGTATTGACCTTAATTAAGCGCAAGCAAACGGAACTGTCAAATTTAACCACGCAGATTCAAGAGATTGCGCGATCGATGTTTTCTCACGGTCAACCGATTTACGAGCAAGCCCAAAAGCTCGACAGTGAAATTCACGAGTTATTTCAGGACATTTTCACGAAACGCAAACTTGGTAAAAAAACAAAACGCGAAATCCGTGAAGTTTACGAAATCCTGCAATTTACAGGTCGCATCAGTCCCAAATTTGATGAAGACGATGAAGACTTCGCCCGTGAGGAAGAGGCTGAAGCTGAGCGATCGCATCCCGATGGGGAGGATGAAGGATTTTTCAACGACCAGGGCGATTCAGACTGGGGCGGTCATTCTCCCTTTGAGAACACCCACACCCCTCGTCCCTCAAGGGATATGAGAAGACTCTTTCTAAAATTGGCCGATCGCTTTCACCCAGATAAAATCGCTGATCCTGAAAAACATCAGCATTATACCGAAATCATGAAAGAGGTGAATATTGCCTATAAAAGTGGTGACTTTGCCCGCTTGTTGGAAATCGAGAGACAAAGCGACGATGAAGCAGACATCGAAACCTCAGAGAACGATCGCGATCGCCAGTGCAAGCAACTCGAACAGGATCTAAAAATTCTCGAACAGCAATATGAGCAATTAAAAAGCCAAGTTCGCCAAGCCCGCAATACGCCCCAAGGGATGATGGTTAAGGAGTATCGCAAAGCTCAACGGGAGGGAACAGATTTAGTTGAAGAGTCCTTGGAAGAATTTGAAGAGGAACTCGAGTCTTTGGAAGATTTACGGAATTTCATCAGAGATTTTCGCGACAAAAAGATAACCATCAAAGAGTTTTTGCGCGGTCCATCTTACTCTGAACAGGATATGCCGGAAACAGTCGAAGATATCATCGATGAACTGGCCAAACTCGGGGTTCACATCCATTTCAATTCCTAACGCCTTGATGAGTTCTAACGGTGAGGTTGTGTGGCGGCAAATCACCTTGAACTTCCACCAGTCACCTCTATTCCATCCGCACCAACTCTGTGTTGGGCAAACTTTGGGCTTTAAGCTAACGCTGAGTCGCTTCACTTAGCGCCTTCTGAAGCACGTCATCACTCACACCCTGACGCTTCAAACTGGCAATCAAGGCAGAGAGGCTATCTGCCTCCAATCGCTCAAGGTCAGCACGCAGCCCTTGACCAATATAGGCCCGTGCCAAGGGCTGATATCCAGAAAACCCCAATAATGGCGCGAGACGCTTGAGATCTGCAATCACATCTTCTGGCATCCGAATCGTAATCGTTGTCATGGGCCGCTCTCGATTCAACCGTTTCTTCAACATATCAACCCTCATGATAACCCCTCAATCGCTCCAGTAGAAATGCCGCCCCCTGGCCACCTATAATGAATAGGGTAAGCCGTCCATCAAGCCAATATGACCGTATCTCCCGTTTCCCCCTCCTCCGCAACCCCTGCAACCGTTCCCGATGCCCTCGGACGCTTTGGACAGTTCGGCGGTAAGTACGTCCCCGAAACCCTGATGCCGGCGTTGGCGGAACTGGAAACAGCCTTTGCCCGCTACAAAGATGACCCCGAGTTCAATGCCGAACTCAATGGACTCCTCAAAGATTACGTCGGCCGGCCCTCGCCTCTGTACTTCGCCGAACGACTCAGCGAACATTATGCCCGTCCTGACGGCACTGGGGCCAAGATTTACCTGAAACGGGAAGATCTCAACCATACTGGTGCTCATAAAATTAATAATGCGATCGCCCAGGCCCTCCTCGCCAAACGCATGGGCAAACAGCGCATCATCGCCGAAACCGGGGCCGGACAGCATGGCGTCGCCACCGCCACGGCCTGCGCTCGCTTTGGCTTAGAGTGCATCGTCTATATGGGCGTCGAAGACATGAAACGGCAAGCCCTAAACGTGGTGCGGATGCGCCTGTTGGGAGCTAAAGTTGAACCCGTCAGTGCCGGAACCGGAACCCTCAAAGATGCCACCTCCGAGGCCATTCGCGATTGGGTGACGAACGTGGAAACCACTCACTACATCCTCGGTTCCGTGGCCGGCCCCCATCCCTATCCCATGATGGTGCGGGACTTCCACGCCATCATCGGCCAAGAAACCCGCCGCCAATGTCAAGAACTCTGGGATGGCTTACCGGATGTGTTGCTGGCCTGTGTCGGCGGCGGTTCCAACGCCATGGGACTGTTTTATGAGTTTGTCAACGATGCTTCTGTACGCATGATTGGCGTTGAAGCCGCTGGGGAGGGCGTTACCTCCGCCAAACACGCCGCCACCCTCACCCAGGGCAAAGTGGGCGTGTTACATGGGGCCATGAGTTATCTGTTGCAGGATGACGATGGCCAAGTCACCGAGGCTCACTCCATTAGTGCCGGGTTGGACTATCCCGGAGTTGGCCCCGAACATAGCTATTTAAAAGATACTGGACGGGCCGAGTATTACAGCGTCACCGATGATGAGGCCATGCAAGCCTTTCAGTTGGTGTCCTGTTTAGAGGGCATCATTCCCGCCCTAGAGACGGCTCACGCCTTCGCCTATTTAGACACCCTCTGCCCCCAACTGCCTGATGGGGCAACGGTGGTGATTAATTGTTCGGGCCGGGGGGATAAGGATGTGCAGACGGCGGCTCGTTACCTGAATTTAGGGGATGTGTAAGGGACTGTCCCTAATTGGCGAGACTGGGGTGGGGACAACTCACCCCAAGAGGTTGAGAGTCGTTGTTCAGTCGGATTAGGAGTGTATGGGTATGGTATCTCAAGAGTTTCATCCGTTACCTCCTCGTGATGTCTTACCGACGATGTATGACTTACCCAGTGAGAATCCGGAGGAGCCTGGTTTGCCCGACGAGTTCCATCTACGCCAACCGGAGTTATTGCGCTTAACCTTCCGTCCCCCCACCTATGGGGAGGATGAGTTGTTTACGGCCAGTGACCTCAATCTCTACTACGATGTTCGCCACCCGCAATGGTATAAACGCCCCGATTGGTTCGCAGTGTTGGGGGTTCCTAAACTCTATGAGGAACGGGATTTGCGGTTGAGTTATGTCACCTGGCAGGAGGGGGTGTATCCGTTTGTGGCGGTTGAGTTGTTGTCACCGGGAACAGAGGCGGAGGATTTGGGGCGCAGTTTACGAGATGCCAGTCGCCCGCCGAATAAATGGACGGTGTATGAGCAGATTTTACGGATTCCTTATTATTTCGTCTTTAATCGCTATACGGATGAGTTTCAAGCGTTTGGCTTGATAACGAATGCCTATCAACCCCTACCTCTGGATGGTTTGGGGGTTTGGTTGGAGGAGGTTCAGTTAGGCTTAGGACTCTGGGAGGGAACCTATCAGGGCATTAGTCGCCGCTGGCTACGCTGGTATCGCCAGGGAGGCCATTGGGTTCTGACACCGGAGGAGTTGGAACGAGAACGGGCAAATCGGGCTGAAGAGGAGGTGCGACGTTTGCGCGATCGCCTACAACAATTGGGCATCAATCCCGAGGAGTTCCAGGGATAAGTTCCAAGCACTATCTATCCGATCTTCAGTTTTATGACTCGGATAAATTAACCCTGAGCAGTCATAAAGGGTTCAATGGTTTTCACGACCGACTCAGCGAGACTCTCTAACTCATAGCCTCCTTCTAAACCAAACATGAGATGAGGGGTAATCTCTAGACACCATTCACTGAATTGACGATAGTCTTCCGGCTGTAACAACATTTGTGAAATCGTATCAGCTTTTGTGCCGTCATAGCCAGCACTAATAATTAACAAGTCGGGGCGAAAATGGCTGAGAAAGGGAAGGACTTTATCCTGGAAAACCTGACGATAGGTGTCTGAGGTGGTGTTAGGGGGAAGGGGGATATTTAAGACATTTTGATAATAGCCAGTTTCATTGGCTGAGCCGGTTCCGGGGTAGTTGGGGGATTCATGGAGAGAACAATAGGCCAGTTGAGGATGGGTTTCTAGAATGGCTTGAGTGCCGTTGCCATGATGGACATCCCAATCTAAGACCGCCACTCGGTCAATTGTAAATTGCTTGAGGGCATAACGGGCCGCGATCGCCGCATTGGAGAAAATGCAAAATCCCATACCGCGATCGCGTTCGGCATGATGGCCCGGGGGACGGGCCAAGACAAAACTCGGCTGTCCCTGATGAACCACTAAATCAACGGCATCCAACCAAGCACTCACAGCTAAGAGTGCCACATCATAGGAACTTGGCGAGATAGACGTGTCCATATCAATGCGTCCACCACCACGACTGGCAATCCGTTTCACGGACTCGACATAGTCACGGGGATGCACTTGCGTGATGATGTTGAGCAATTCAGGGCGATCGCCAGGAAGTTGCCAATGGAGATGCTCCGCCCAGGGTTGGGATTTTAGAGCTTGGACGATGGCCCGGAGCCGATCCGGGCGTTCTGGATGATAGGCTCCCGTGCGATGATCGAGGAAGGCCTCGGCATAGAAAATAGGAAACATGACTGACCCCAATGTTCAAGATGCGAAGCGTTCAGGAATCTGGCGATCGCCCACTGATTTCACACCCGTACCGACGGCTTTATTTTATCATTTTAGGTGACCCCAGAGAAGGGGAATTATCGAGAGGGATCGTTGCCGCGATTTGACAGTCCTAAAGGACCCGTTCTTAACGCCAAAAAGCACCCGAGCCAATCCCCACCTTTTTACGGCACTCTAAAATATCCAGAGGCGATCGCATTATGTTAAAATAATGGACATAATTGGCGCAAATTGCCTGCGTCATTGCCGTTAAAAAAAAGTAACCCGCATGTAGCCGGTTGGTGCAAACACAACCCTGTTCAACTGCGGTTTTAAGGGAGAATTTTACCGTATGACCATTGCTGAAGAGCGGATCGTTCCAACAGATTTAGGGAACGAAATGTCCCAATCTTACCTCGAATACGCCATGAGCGTCATCGTGGGTCGAGCCTTACCCGATGCCCGAGATGGACTCAAACCCGTCCACCGCCGCATTCTCTATGCCATGCACGAATTGGGCCTCTACCACGATCGCCCCTTTCGTAAATGCGCCCGTGTGGTGGGGGAAGTCCTCGGGAAATACCATCCCCACGGAGACACCGCCGTCTATGATGCCCTGGTGCGCATGGCTCAACCGTTTTCCATGCGATCGCCCCTAATCGAAGGTCATGGTAACTTCGGCTCCGTCGATAACGATCCCCCGGCTGCCATGCGGTACACCGAAAGCCGCCTGCAACGGTTTAGTAGCGTATCCCTGCTGCAAGACATCGACTCCGACACCGTTGACTTCGCCGACAACTTCGATGGCTCGCAACAAGAACCCATCGTTCTCCCCGCCAGAATCCCCCAACTCCTCGTCAACGGCTCCTCAGGAATTGCCGTGGGGATGGCCACCAACATCCCTCCCCATAACGTGGGAGAACTCGTAGACGGCTTAGTAGCCTTAATTCATAACCCCGAATTAAGCGATCTGGACTTAATGGAGTATATCCCCGGGCCCGACTTCCCAACTGGGGGTCAAATTCTGGGAACCAGTACCATTCGCGATGCCTACACCACCGGACGCGGTTCCATCACCATGCGAGGCGTCGCCAACATCGAAACCTTAGAACGGCGTGGGGCCCCCGATCGCGAGGCCGTCATTGTCACCGAACTACCCTACCAAACCAACAAAGCGGCCCTAATCGAGAAAATCGCCGACTTAGTCAACGACAAAAAACTAGAGGGAATTTCCGACATTCGCGACGAGAGCGATCGCGACGGAATGCGGATTGTCATCGAACTCAAACGAGATGCCTATCCTCGGGTGGTTCTCAACAACCTCTACAAACAAACCCCCATCCAAAACAACTTCGGGGCCAACATGCTGGCCTTAGTCGACGGCGAACCGCAACTACTGTCTCTGCGTCGTTTCCTACAAGTCTTCCTAGACTTTCGCATCGAGACGATTACCCGTCGCACCCGTTACGAACTGCGTAAAGCCCAAGAACGGGATCACCTCCTACAAGGCTTACTCATCGCCCTCGAACATCTCGATGGCGTGATTCGTCTGATTCGCCAGTCCCCCGACAGTGCCTCCGCCAAAACCCAACTCATCCAGGATTATAATCTCTCCGACTATCAAGCCGATGCCATTCTGCAAATGCAGTTGCGTCGTTTGACAGCCTTAGAAGCCGACAAAATCCAACAAGAACATGAGGCCCTGCAAGAAACCATTGCCGATTTAGAAGATATCTTAGCCCGGCGAGAGCGAGTCCTAGAAATCATCAAAGCCGAACTCCTCGAACTCAAAGAAATCTTCGCCACCCCTCGCCGGACTGAAATTCTCAGAGACGAAGGAGACCTCGACGACACCGACTTAATTGCCAACGAACAGGCCTTAATCCTGGTGACCGAACAGGGCTATATCAAACGGATGCCCGTCAACACCTTTGAAGCCCAAAACCGGGCCACTCGGGGTAAATCAGGAACCAAGATGAAAGAGGATGATGGCATCGCCCATTTCCTCACCTGTTGCGACCATGACCACATCCTCTTTTTCAGCGATCGCGGCGTCGTCTATAGCGTCAAAGCCTACCAAATCCCCACCGGTTCTAGGACCTCCCGAGGCATCCCGATTGTGCAACTGTTGCCCATTCCTCGGGATGAAAAAATCACCTCCGTGGTTCCCATCAGCGAGTTTAGCGATGACAACTATCTGATCATGCTCACTCAGGGAGGCAACATTAAGAAAACCGCCCTCTCTGCCTTTGCTAACATTCGGGCCAACGGTTTAATTGCTATTTCCTTAAGTGAGGGAGATGAATTACGTTGGGTACGTCTAGCTCGGGCTGAAGATAGTATTATTATCGGCTCCCGTCTGGGCATGGCCATTCACTTCAAAGCCGATCATGACCAACTCCGGCCCCTGGGCCGGGCAACTCGTGGGGTGAAGTCGATGAACCTACGGGATGACGACACCCTCATTAGCATGGATGTCTTGCCCAGTAGTGTTGTCGCAACCCTAGAGGACACCGACGAAAGTGAGGTCGATGACATAGCCGAAACAGATGAGACTGGCGATGAGACTGGCGATGAAAACGATGAGGCCACCTCAAACGGTGAAGGGCCTTGGGTCTTAATTGTCACCACCGGAGGCTACGGAAAACGAGTTCCCGTCTCTCAATTCCGCCTGCAACGCCGGGCCGGTAAAGGGACCATTTCCACCAAGTTTAAATCTCATCTCAAAGAGGACAGTGTGGTGGGGTTAATCGTCGTCAACGAAGAGGATGAATTAATGATGGTCACCATGCGGGGAATTATCATCCGCCAAGCCGCCAGTGCCATCACCCCCCAATCTCGTTCAGCTACCGGGATTCGGGTGCAGCGACTCGACAAAGATGATGCGATCGCCGCTGTGGCCATTGTCCCCCCAGCCGCTGAGGAAACTGAGTTAGACGAAGGACTCAGCGAAGATTAGGCAAAAGCAAGAGGCAAGGGGCAAAAGGGGAGAAGAAGGCAAAAGGGGGCCCTCCTCCTCCTCCTCTTCCTCCGTGTCCTCGGGCGACCACAAGGGTACGCCCCTACGTGGTTCCCCTATTGCCTATTGCCTCTTGCCTCGTCCTAACGCCTCGCTTGAGGCGCATCTTGCTGCAACACATCCTCAAACGATGTCCCTTCGGCTGCTAGAACAAAGAGAGTGGTGGGTAATCCTGACGCCATCTCTTGTAAGCGGCCATAATACTCAGCAAAGCCATCCAAATCCTCACCCGGTTTTGCGACTCCCAAACAGACTAAATCGGCAGTGGCTGACGATTCCTTCAAGATTTTCGGGAAGGGACGGCCCTCGGCAATAATCACCTGAGTTCTCGCGCCAATCCGTAACCTGTCGGCCATCCCCTCAATATTGGCTCGTGCTGCTTGAGCTGCCATTTCATTGGGAACCACGAGCTTCAAAAAGATTTCTGCTCCCCGCCATTGGTTACTGGTTCGCAACAAATAGGCCAGCAGCAACATCAAGCCGCCATTGGCTTGTAACCCCCCCCACCAGACATCAATGCGGCGGCGTTTACCAAACTCCCGTTCAGGATTTTCCCGAAAGATAATAATACTGCGGCGGGATTGATAGAGTTTCGTAATCAGGCGGCAATAGTCATGGCGTAAATGCTCCTGTTC contains these protein-coding regions:
- the trpB gene encoding tryptophan synthase subunit beta; protein product: MTVSPVSPSSATPATVPDALGRFGQFGGKYVPETLMPALAELETAFARYKDDPEFNAELNGLLKDYVGRPSPLYFAERLSEHYARPDGTGAKIYLKREDLNHTGAHKINNAIAQALLAKRMGKQRIIAETGAGQHGVATATACARFGLECIVYMGVEDMKRQALNVVRMRLLGAKVEPVSAGTGTLKDATSEAIRDWVTNVETTHYILGSVAGPHPYPMMVRDFHAIIGQETRRQCQELWDGLPDVLLACVGGGSNAMGLFYEFVNDASVRMIGVEAAGEGVTSAKHAATLTQGKVGVLHGAMSYLLQDDDGQVTEAHSISAGLDYPGVGPEHSYLKDTGRAEYYSVTDDEAMQAFQLVSCLEGIIPALETAHAFAYLDTLCPQLPDGATVVINCSGRGDKDVQTAARYLNLGDV
- a CDS encoding AEC family transporter — its product is MTAILSAILPVLTIVLIGFWAGKTFTLDRVSLSRITLYIFTPALVAESLYRSPITLANAKGLFLAFSVTYALMGAIAWGLSGLLRFSASVRKSAIATSAFPNTGNMGLSVSLFAFGEEGLNRAAIVLIISSLLVFSTGPAILKGGGFTNALKFTLKLPLIWAMLMGLALRLLPFELPFQLDRVLQVLADGTIPVALVVLGIEISQSSLKLTRYDLFASGLRLLGGGAVAYAVGQVLGLEGLDLQVLVLQCSMPAAVSSFLMVKEFGGDTVRTARVVAMSSVLAFGTLPLVLGLLSLS
- the gyrA gene encoding DNA topoisomerase (ATP-hydrolyzing) subunit A gives rise to the protein MTIAEERIVPTDLGNEMSQSYLEYAMSVIVGRALPDARDGLKPVHRRILYAMHELGLYHDRPFRKCARVVGEVLGKYHPHGDTAVYDALVRMAQPFSMRSPLIEGHGNFGSVDNDPPAAMRYTESRLQRFSSVSLLQDIDSDTVDFADNFDGSQQEPIVLPARIPQLLVNGSSGIAVGMATNIPPHNVGELVDGLVALIHNPELSDLDLMEYIPGPDFPTGGQILGTSTIRDAYTTGRGSITMRGVANIETLERRGAPDREAVIVTELPYQTNKAALIEKIADLVNDKKLEGISDIRDESDRDGMRIVIELKRDAYPRVVLNNLYKQTPIQNNFGANMLALVDGEPQLLSLRRFLQVFLDFRIETITRRTRYELRKAQERDHLLQGLLIALEHLDGVIRLIRQSPDSASAKTQLIQDYNLSDYQADAILQMQLRRLTALEADKIQQEHEALQETIADLEDILARRERVLEIIKAELLELKEIFATPRRTEILRDEGDLDDTDLIANEQALILVTEQGYIKRMPVNTFEAQNRATRGKSGTKMKEDDGIAHFLTCCDHDHILFFSDRGVVYSVKAYQIPTGSRTSRGIPIVQLLPIPRDEKITSVVPISEFSDDNYLIMLTQGGNIKKTALSAFANIRANGLIAISLSEGDELRWVRLARAEDSIIIGSRLGMAIHFKADHDQLRPLGRATRGVKSMNLRDDDTLISMDVLPSSVVATLEDTDESEVDDIAETDETGDETGDENDEATSNGEGPWVLIVTTGGYGKRVPVSQFRLQRRAGKGTISTKFKSHLKEDSVVGLIVVNEEDELMMVTMRGIIIRQAASAITPQSRSATGIRVQRLDKDDAIAAVAIVPPAAEETELDEGLSED
- a CDS encoding J domain-containing protein, yielding MAKKKKQQQGNHQVSEATLASTSPDARFEFLQERQKKVLTLIKRKQTELSNLTTQIQEIARSMFSHGQPIYEQAQKLDSEIHELFQDIFTKRKLGKKTKREIREVYEILQFTGRISPKFDEDDEDFAREEEAEAERSHPDGEDEGFFNDQGDSDWGGHSPFENTHTPRPSRDMRRLFLKLADRFHPDKIADPEKHQHYTEIMKEVNIAYKSGDFARLLEIERQSDDEADIETSENDRDRQCKQLEQDLKILEQQYEQLKSQVRQARNTPQGMMVKEYRKAQREGTDLVEESLEEFEEELESLEDLRNFIRDFRDKKITIKEFLRGPSYSEQDMPETVEDIIDELAKLGVHIHFNS
- a CDS encoding Uma2 family endonuclease, with translation MGMVSQEFHPLPPRDVLPTMYDLPSENPEEPGLPDEFHLRQPELLRLTFRPPTYGEDELFTASDLNLYYDVRHPQWYKRPDWFAVLGVPKLYEERDLRLSYVTWQEGVYPFVAVELLSPGTEAEDLGRSLRDASRPPNKWTVYEQILRIPYYFVFNRYTDEFQAFGLITNAYQPLPLDGLGVWLEEVQLGLGLWEGTYQGISRRWLRWYRQGGHWVLTPEELERERANRAEEEVRRLRDRLQQLGINPEEFQG
- a CDS encoding Uma2 family endonuclease gives rise to the protein MAIATAPISTEPTYTAEDYLQQEVQQETRNEYRNGEIVPMSGGTPAHNEITGNLFVLLKLALKRQPYQVFITDQRLWIPQRNTYTYPDVMVTGKPCQLQAGRNDTVINPIVLAEVLSPSTQDYDRGEKFVAYRTLDTVQDYLLIHQDRPQVEHYVKQKPQQWLLTDYEGLDATLALESLSLTLSLRDLYEAVDFQTSVETPPTQDNPQAEDPSVSSGT
- a CDS encoding histone deacetylase, which produces MFPIFYAEAFLDHRTGAYHPERPDRLRAIVQALKSQPWAEHLHWQLPGDRPELLNIITQVHPRDYVESVKRIASRGGGRIDMDTSISPSSYDVALLAVSAWLDAVDLVVHQGQPSFVLARPPGHHAERDRGMGFCIFSNAAIAARYALKQFTIDRVAVLDWDVHHGNGTQAILETHPQLAYCSLHESPNYPGTGSANETGYYQNVLNIPLPPNTTSDTYRQVFQDKVLPFLSHFRPDLLIISAGYDGTKADTISQMLLQPEDYRQFSEWCLEITPHLMFGLEGGYELESLAESVVKTIEPFMTAQG